In the Telopea speciosissima isolate NSW1024214 ecotype Mountain lineage chromosome 6, Tspe_v1, whole genome shotgun sequence genome, CCGAGAGTGTTCCAACTGAGGAACTGGAATAGGAGAAAAAAATGCTGGAAAATATCATCAAAAGCACACATGAAAATATGTAAATAAAGGGGGTAGTTTGTTTACCTTAATTGTAGACAAACTGAGGTTGATGATGGTAATCTCAAATACTATATAAAGCGTCACGAATCTGAAAATAATGAAGAAACTTGAGGAATTGGTGATGCTGAGTCATTACAAAAATCATTCTCCTTAAGACTGTAGACACCCCCTATGGTGTAAATCGGGTTCTTCCAAATCTCATacgaaatgaaaagaaaacaacaCTAAGTTTTGCCACACCGATTAGGTTGTCACCCTTTCGATAGCTATTAGTAACTAACACACATCGCTTCTCTCTAGTGACCCCATCGCCTAGGGAGTGCCTAGTGAGCATCCAACGGATGGGCTGACTGTGCTCATGCAGACACACATTCCGATGTGCACCCAATCAACctagccgttggatgcctcactggcACTCCCTCGGCGTTGGACTCCTTGGTGAGAAGTCGGATGCAACTAACACACACTACTTGAGTAAAGGACCAACTCCATTGaaaaaaccttttcttttttttaaattaaaaaaatcttcCTCCTATCATGATAAAGATCAATAGTTTCAAACTTTCAGCATTTCATATTCTACGATCACAGGtatccttcctctttctctctttgcttGGAATCAGGGTGGACAGAAccggggtggggggggggtggggaagagggagagagagagagagagagagagagagagagcaacgaATGGGGTTTGCATCAGAACCAATATAGTAGAATAATTTTTTGGAGGGTGAAGCTTTGATGGTGCGACAAGGTTTATTGGATTTGCTTTCTCATGGTCATTTGAAAGTGATACCTCATCTCTTACCTTAAAGATGGAGGAGGTCCTTCACCATTACTTATAAGGCCGGTTATTGAAGATATTGTCttctatatttattattttatttcaaagAAGAATAACAGCATGGCTGACTTTTTGGTTTAAGAAGGCACTGTCAGTAACATGTAACATACAGATGGTTTGCCTAACGCCATTCCATGATTGCGAGATTTGTGTTCACTCTCCGGTCCATgagttttgcatgttccttcacGAGATCCAACTTCTTGGCATCCAAATTCCATATAAGAGAAGGGGCGAGCGGTAGCAGCCCTTGAGCACTGCCATTATAAAACAATGATGGCATTGCTCCATCAATCTCAATCATTGGTTTTCTGACATAAAATCTGGGCCGTTCAATTTTTTAAAGCACTAATAAAATGATGATCTTCTCTTTGCCCACATAGCCCTCCTtaactttcactaattccatGTGCACCCCTGTTTTTCAAATTAAGTATCACTATAATCCCTCCCATCTAACGGATCTcagtttttaaatatttatggaccattctgcccttTGATAGggtaaaataacaaaaatatccttacttgaaaaagaaataaaaaaatctgcaattcatcttccccaaatcgattgtgGTAGATGAGTTGCAGTAACCTTCAACCCATTTGCAAGTATCCCTGCAAACCCCTTCAATTGAACCCATTTGCAATTATCTCTTAAAACCATaacccatttctttttttttcttttaataaattcTCTTCATTCCTTAAGATTGGTTAGATTTGCAGGGATTTCTTGCAATAGAGAACATCATCCACATCGCCAGAATGATCAAGCAGCCAAAACCACACCGCAGCTTCTGAACCTTTCCCTGGCTTCCCGTTAGTAGATTCAGACCACAACCGTCTCCCAGATCgtaaaaccctagccccatcCGCATCTTTCACAGCTGGGCACTCAAGCGGGCTAGCATGGATGGTCTCAGAACATCGCTGATTAAGAAACGTGACCCAGGGAAGGCCAGTCTCTGCAGATCCAAAAATCTCTAGTTTCATATCCAAACCCCAATTTGTCAAAGCATGAATTTTTAGAAAACTCGgacaaaaataaagataagaGAAATATAAGATCAATGAGAgactcaaaagaaaagaaacttgaCTGATTCATTTATATAACAGCATCCACCAATCCTTGAAAGTAACAAACGAAACACAAGGCAAGCTGCAAAATATGATACCATCAaatatcatattaagattttaCAGATCCGATCAGAAGAAACCCTTATCTAGAAGTAAAATTGAAAtcctagcaaaaaaaaaaaaaaaaacaaggaaataagAGCAGGCAGATATCAACAGAAGCAACGTCAAAGAGAAGGATAACTAGGGCTAACGCCCAGGATGGGGAGGGGAAAGAATCGATTAGAAGAGAACAGTAATTATTAAGTTCTCGAAATAGCGGATGGAGAGGAGAGACGGAGAGCTGAACCTCGTCCTTCCCCCAGTGGATTGGTGACTTCGAAGGCAGAATCGGAGAAGGCAACGCAGGGGGAAGAGGCGAAGacgtagaagaagaagaagaaaaagatggtgAGAAGGACGACGAAGCTGATGACGAGGGCAAAGGTGAAGACGACGGTAATAAAGGGAGCCTAAGGAGAGCCCAGAGTCAGTGAGAATGGAATCGACGGAAACCACCGAAAGCTAAAACGAAAaacttgcaattttttttttcccttttttcaaaccctaaacaattcAGGGAAGGAGTtggagggttttttttcttctgtttttcaggtaagggtatttttgtcactttagTCTATCAAGGGCAGAATGGTTCATCAATGTTCAAAAACGGGACTCCATTATAACATAggggcatttggaaataacccaaTTTATGTGGGTGAAGAATAAATCACCATTTTGTTTGTGCTTTAAATAATTAAACGATTTAGATTTTATGTCAGAAAATCAATGACTGAGATTGATGGTGCACTGCCATCATTTTTTTATAATGCTGAGTGTTGcgactaggggtgcaagtttggccctgtcggcccgaacccaccctgagcccgaacaaggtctgggttgagatatttggccctgagggcgggtcaggacttaaaatttctgaccctgagttagggtcgggtcgggtcgggttagggttgaggcctcgacctaagcttggcctggcccagcctcgaccctgatttaagttatactataaaatatagattgatataatttatatattataaactttaaattttacccatatttttttatataatatattatatatgaagacaataagtattataatataatttattatattattattttatgtaaaattaataatgttcttcccaacccattccagcccatgcatttctttcccccctccccatgatcagggccaatcagggtcagtccagcccgaccctgagggccgGTCAGGGTTGGATCGGACCTGGGCCCAACTAAaaggacttagggttgggttagggttctatgaagcccggcccaacccgacccggtTGCAGCCCTAGCTGCGACCTTTTGGCCTAAGAGAAGTTTGAAAAATCGATTCCAAAGAGGGATTTGAATACCCGATTCCACCCATTCCTATACAATTTCTGAAACCATACCAAGAAATAAGGATACGAAGTCAAGATTCACCTGCTCTGCTCAATGTTCATTGCTCATTGGGAATTGGGACACTATTTCCACTTATTCATCCATTAATCGCTCTATATTTTCAAGTTTATTACTGCGAGTCCACCCTTTTAATTCATTACACACCACTGCGGCACTGCATAATGGAGACTGGGTCGGGTTGgttggctcttcctccttgGACTCTTGGAACAATTAAAGCTTTGCTTCAATGTAGTCTGCTGAGCAGTGAGCAGTGAGGAGTAGTGATCAGTGTCTTTCTCTCTGTgtggtgtgttttttttttctttctgtaaaGATCCCTCTGTGTGATGTGTGTAGTTGAATAGCCCGGACATAAATCAGCTACGCAGCTGCAGACTTGCAGTCCCATTTATAACTTTCCAAATTCCAAAGCTTCCACtttcccattttcttttatcttctcttttcacatcagagagagagagagagagagagagagagcaggttCTAGAGATTACCAATACCACTGTTGCAGGCTTACAGCTTTGCGTGTTTGCCTCTAACCTCCCACCTCCTCCTCCCTccaaaatatattcatttttacGGAAAAAAAACGAAACCCTTTACACTCCACAATCCACAATCCACAATCACATCCATCTACCTCTACGCTTTTCTAATGGAAACTTGTTCCAAGATCAACCAGATTCTTCAGACGTATTACTCCCTGGACTATCTTCCCCATAATCTTCGGAGAGAGCATCTTCAATCTCTTCTTTTCGGTTTCATTAGAATTTCTACTTTCTTAATTGCGATCTTCATGGAAGCTTGTTTTTTTCTACACAACTGGAACCGCATATCCCATCTCCTTCCGTTATCTTGTTTATTTGCATTCTTCGCCTTCGAACGCTTCATTGCAAAACCTTCTGGAACCTATTTGGTCGACTTCTCATGCTTCAGACCACCAAGCTTCTGCAGGGTTCCTTTTTCCACCTTCATCGAGCATGCTTCCATGTTTGAATGCTTCGACAAAGAGAGCGTCACTTTTATGGGTAAAATCATTGCTTCTTCTGGACAAGGAGAAGAAACCTATCTCCCACCTTCACTTCACCACATTCCACCAAGAACCCATCACCATGAATCCATTAACGAAGCCCAGATGGTTCTGTTCCCTGTCATGGACGATCTTCTCTCTAAAACCCACATATCACCTCAAGACATCGACATCCTCGTCGTGAACTGCAGCGGTTTCTGCCCCTCCCCTTCCCTGTCTTCCATTGTAATCAACAGATACGCCATGAAGGCTGATATTAAGAGCTTCAATCTCTCTGGAATGGGTTGCAGCGCCAGTGCTATTGGTGTTGATTTAGCTAGCAATCTCTTAAAGATTCACAAGAATTCCTTCGCCATCGTTCTCAGCACGGAGATTGTCTCCACTGGATGGTACCCAGGCAATGACCGTTCCAAATTGCTCCTCAACTGCCTGTTCCGCATGGGTAGGCTAAAAGCCCTCTTTGAGTGttttcatcttctccatctctctccaTTAATTAGCCAAATATTAACTATAACTCCTGCAGGTAGTGCTGCAATTTTGCTTACAAACAAGAAAGAGGCAAAGTGTAGATCCAAATACAAGCTATTACGATCAGTGAGAACCCAGAGAGCCTTCGATGATAAAGCTTACATGTCTGCGATACGTGAGGAGGATTCCAAAGGCATAACAGGGGTTTCTCTGAAGCGAGACTTACTGGAGGTCGCCGGCGAGGCACTCCGGTCGCATGCTTGGGTTCTGGGTTCATCTATACTGCCCCTATCAGAGAAGCTTCGACACGGTCTTTCGATTTTGCGGAAGAGATTCATGGATCCATCAAAGGAGGTGTATGTGCCGGATTTCAAGTCTGCAATAGAGCATTATTGTGTGCCGACATCAGGAATGGCAGTGATAAGGGAAATAGGAAAAGGGTTGAAgctgagagaaagagaaatggaGGCGGCGATGATGACATTCCACCGGTTTGGGAACCAGTCATCGGCGTCGATGTGGTACGAGTTGGCGTACATGGAGGGAAAGGGGAAATTGAAGAAGAGTCATAAGGTGTGGCAGCTTGGGATGGGAAGTGGACCAAAAGCTTCTAGTGTGGTGTGGGAGTGCATTAGGCATTTGGGTGATGAGTCTAACATGGGGGGACCATGGTTTGATTGCATCCATCGTTATCCGATCATGACCTCTGCAACTGAGATTTAGATCACTGGTTTTTTCGGACCGAAACCGAATCAACCTGACTGAAACTGGATCGAACCGACCGTTTGATTCATCAAATCCTGGATGATTGTTaaggtgaagagattctctcttctctcttcaccattAGATTTGCCTGTGGCAGCGAGGTGGGTTTTCTTTGCAACTGTATCTCTTTTTGATATCAAGGCTGTATTACTGGTTTTGATTTGTCTGTTACGAGTTTAGtttttaacaaaattagaatttttattAGCAACCTGGATGTAATAAGAAGCGAGGGAGTGGAATATGGTCAAATCGGTAGAGTTACACAATTCGGGCCCTTgaaatacaaaaagaaattacaaataCTGAAGGATGTAGGTCAACTTCAAGAGCGAAGAGTTGTTCTAGGTTAGTGATTGCTTTGATACTCTATTAGGGGAAAGTAGGGGTGACACataaatatccaaaactcaTGAATGTTTTTGTAAATACCTAATAACTTAGGGGTGGTATAtataaatttttcaaaaaaaaaaaaaaaaaaaaaaaaaattgctatgTGTGTGGGCGTGTACCTGCGCACAAACACAGTCTGATATGAAAAAACCTTCACACCTCTAGACCTTTTCAGTTTCCACCTCTCCAAGAGGTGTAGTGATCTATTTGCACTGGACTGTGCTGGGCGCAAATCACCCctggatttttgaaaaattcaaatcaccccttggatagatcccaatatgataaattagtcgTTACTgttaattttatgttattaagtgatgatgtcagtcagttaaatacatttaaatttttaaattatCCATGATCAATattgaaaatgaaagaaaggttgtattgtaaatttatttttaatattttagtataagagtaaaatagtcttttcataTCGATAACTACCAGTAGACTAACAACATTACTGTAGAgaggatgatttgagttttttcaattttatttgaaaattagAAGATGacagtgtaatttacccaaaaaaataaacataatggATTCAAATCAAGCACTCAACTTCCAAAGTTTTTtctggtttgtgtgattacactttcatcccaataaaaacaaaaaaaccgaACCGAAGATTTATGTTCGACTGCTTTTTGGATTTGCGTGTGCAGTAGTGTCACGTGTGAAGGTAGGTTTCTTCTCTGGAAAAGGATACGAGTGTGGGGCCATTTGATATGGACGGATATAGAAAGAAAGACAACCCGTGATAATGGTTAACGGAATAATTACAAAGGATACTATTTATATATTGAAGGGAAAGTGACAGGTACGTCACAAAATTATTGTAACCTATAATCTATTTTATAATGCTCCTTTTCCGCTTTTGATTGAATAAAGTCGAAGTAACCTATAATCTATTTTACAATGCCCTTTTCCTAAGCTTTTGATTGAATAAAGTCGATGTTAAAAAGTAATTTCATTGTCTTAAATGGAATCGCACACCTTCTATTTGTCACATTGAATGTCATTTAAATCAGCATGGGGTTGAGGAATAAAACAATTaagattgttttttttgtttttttttggataattgtaatcacacaaatcataTATCAATTCCAATAAGTTAACCAATTTTTAGGACGGTAGAATGGTGGCGATTGGTGGGTATACATAATACACACCTCACTCACATAATCGATGCAGAGTTAAACttatatatcctttttttttttttttatgaaagtgtaatcacataATTAAGATTACTTTGGATTCTAAACATATCCACCCCtcatttttgaacaaaaaataaaaactttaagaacctaaaattgaatttatttttttaacgtCAAAAGCAATcaccaaaaatacaaaataatgaGAACCTAATAAATTAGGTTACAAGATATTTGCAACCGAAttcggatcagctacccacatggggttACAAGATATTTACAAAGAATCCCGATCAACTATCCACATGGGGACAAATCTGATCCTTTCATGGGATTGGTCTTCCAACCCATGGAGGGTTTAAATCTGTCACCATGTGGACACCCTAGAGGTTAGTACTTACTAGTAGACAAATAATAGTTAATTCCAACTAGCAAAATTTCCTTTATCTGTTTGGCTTGGCATCACTTCTTCATCGAAAGAATCCGCCCTTTCTTGCCCcattatcttctcttcttctctctcctctcaaccATTTTCTTACTTCCAAACCCATTAAAAAGCTTTCCAATACAATATGATCAATTATtagaaagaagaagcagagtAGTTTGGGTCATGGCCAAGCTCTGTTTTGCTCTGTTCTTGATTGTATCAGTTCAGTTTTTTGAATTAGTAATGTCTAAAATGGAATTGGTAACTACACCACCATTGCCTATTCTCCCAATTCCCTCTTCAGCTCAATTGAAATGGCAGCAGAGAGAAGTAATAATGTTCCTTCACTTTGGAATGAACACTTTCACTGATTCAGAATGGGGAACCGGTCACGAGAGTCCATCTCTGTTCAACCCAACAGGGTTCGACGCCCATCAATGGGTCGACGTCGCTTCCAGTGCCGGAATATCTTTGGTGATCCTCACCACCAAACATCACGATGGGTTCTGCTTGTGGCCTTCTCAATACACAGACCATTCCGTCAAGAACAGTCCATGGAAGAACGGCCATGGCGATGTGGTCGGAGAGCTGGTTGATGCTGCAAATTCTAAAGGTCTAGATGTGGGGCTTTATCTCTCGCCTTGGGACCGCCACGATAAGAGATACGGGCTCGAATTGCAGTACAACGAGTACTACTTAGCCCAGTTGCAGGAGTTGCTCCGAAGGTGAATTTTCAATCAAGAAAGCTACTTTGATTCCATAAATTGAATCTTAATTTCTTTATTTGATTCTTCCTTGGCAGATATGGAAGTGTTCAGGAGATTTGGTTCGATGGAGCCAAAGGTCCGAATGCCCCCAACATGAGTTACTACTTTGGAGATTGGTTTTCCATGGTGAAGGAATTGCAGAGCTCCATTAATATCTTCTCAGATGCAGGGCCTGATGTGAGATGGATCGGAGATGAGAAGGGATACGCCGGAGATACATGCTGGTCCACCATTAATCGTACTTCACTGAGGATTGGAGATGGAAGCATCGTCACGTGAGTAGCCTTTGTCTAGAAATCCAatcgaaaaccaaaaaaagtaagcTAATGATAATGGTAATGGTGGTGATAATTGCAGTTATCTGAACGCGGGTGATCCAATTGGTACTGATTGGGTTCCCCCTGAATGCGATGTTTCGATCAGAACTGGTTGGTTCTGGCACAAATCGCAATCTCCAAAACCATTAAGCCAGCTGCTCGAAATCTACTACAACTCTGTTGGAAGAAACTGTTTGCTCTTGCTCAATGTACCACCCAATTCAACTGGGCTTATCTCCGATGCCGACACCCAGCGATTAGGAGAATTCCGGCGAGCTATCGACACCATATTCTCCACCAATTTAGCAGAGGGAAGTATCAGTAAAGCCAGCAGCCAGAGAGGAGGAAAGAATGGTGGGTTTGGACCCGAAAATGTTCTTGATGAAGATCACTTGTGGTCTTATTGGGCCCCCAATGAGGAGGCCCATGATGAGCATTGGATTGAAATTGTGGGGAAAGATAAAGGGAAAGGGTTTAGATTCAATGTGGTGAGAATTCAAGAAGCAATTGTGCTGGGCCAGAGGATCAAGAACCATGAGATCTATGCCGATGGGAATCGAGTGGCGACGGGGACGACCGTAGGTTATAAGAGGCTTCACAGGATTCAAACGGGAACGGTTCAGGCCCATCGGGTTAGGATCCGAATAAGAGAATCAAGAGGATGGCCATTGATATCCTCCATTGGTCTTCATTTTGATCCCTATTGGAACCCAAAGAAAGATAATATCAAAAAATTAAACGAGACGATGAGGCTAAACAGGTAGTTTTGGTAAACTACTTCATTCTTTCAGTGTAATCCATCCATGACAGATTTGACATTAGAACCAAAGTTGTTCACCTTCtcttttttactttgttttgGGTATTATGATTTGGTTCTAATATCTTGAAGGAAAGCAAAAGTAAATGATAATAGAATTCCATGAGGTGGGGCTTCTTTGAAAAGTTTACAATCATGCGTGATGTGCTCATGAGGAGGGACTTGGCTCTTTGtaagtataaaaatataaaatacaaagcACAATGActaagagacagagagagagggagagagagggagagagaggcttaTAAGATTCTTTtggaaaaacaactaaaaagtTAGGCACTGTCGGTGTGCCTACAACCACAAGTCACAAGTGCCAAAGTAAGCTTCTCAAAGAGTTCATTGGATTTACTGATAAGCCTTTCTTACATATAATATATCGGTAAACCGGTATTGACAGAGATTACTGGGCGTATTAGTTGAGGGGGTAGGGGGTGGTGGCCtggtggggggtggggttggattgaataattatcacctccaatttgcgggcaccttcaattcctctaattcctctaataggggggagtggacctcaCTTTGGGTagtgtttttgggcaggggtagggtggtcattcctgCATCATgtaaggaattggaggaattggaaggggcagcaaattggaggggacaacaatttggttcgatttggtttaTTCTAAgataaaaacaagaaataacGCACCATCCAACTGGAACTGAGAACAGTCCAAAGAACCGTCCCGCTAAAACTTTACTAAATGAGATAGTTTTGGGATCAATTATTCAATGGAACGGGATGGTTCTAGGACGAGTTTCCCAATGAGTCCAGAATCAAAAGCCCAATAAGGAAATGACTAGAACGGAAACCATTAGGATCGACCTATTTAATATGCGTGAATTACTTATTTATAattagttaatatttaatagttTTAATATAAGGGTCCACGTTTTCTGTGGGGGAACGTGGTCCTTGCCCATGTGCagaggccaatgagagcacacgcattggcatcatgggggcggggtggtcatttcaccttcCATGTATCTGGGTGTGGGCGGTACACTCCCCCCATATAGAACTTTTTTCCATAACATATATAAGATTTAAATTGTAATTACAAGAAGAAACTAAGGGTTATCAATTATTTTAGGCTTAGGTGAGTATTTGTATTCTTATTTCTTAAGAGTTATGTATAATTATTTTATGTTTAGaaatatattcaattatttgtatGCTTTGGGAAGGCCTTCATGTTATTAAATAGACCGGATCTTATTCACACAACACTCTATCTTATGGTTTTAATTCGTGGTATCGGATTTGGTATCAGTCACAGccaaaaccgatatgatactgatactttCAGACAATATCGGTCTAAATCAActacaaattttaaaaacagCACATTTTTACCGATACCAATGATatatatcaatatcatatcTACATTTGTCAAGGCCAATACGATcgatccgatactgatacttgGATTCTTTTCCTCAATCTCTCATTCTCACATAGGATTCAATCTCAAGGCCTTGCCACAAATAGCTGAGGCGGCTATGGTTACCCTATTATATTTTTCTGTTCATGTCCAAGTAAGTTGTATGAaaaatgaagtaaaatttaattaatttttaataagCTTTGATTTAGTAGGCCAACTAAGGAAACCAAGACTTGTGCTCAACATTCacaaaggaggagaaagagtgCTAAAAAATGTTTacaagaagaggagaaaacgttttgaatgaatgaaaatgaCAGCATTCCATCCTCAATGAATCTAAGCTTCTCACATGTATGGGTGTTTCTGTGAAGAAAGATAGCCCATGTGAAAAGGTTAATCCGTATTGGGCCTAAACCCAGGCCCAAAAAAAGGCCCATGATTTATTAAATcacaaccaaacccaaaagaacttgaaatccattgtccaaaaaatataatttattgcACCAAAGACTAAGCCCACGAATATACACACCACATTGACTAGGCCAGCGCGCTTGAGAGAAAAGCACCCTGGACCAACCCTAGCTATATCAAAGAAGAGACACACCCAACTCAATTCGGAATCTGCATCACTTGAATGCATTGAGTGGTGCTAAATGATCACTCTCCTTATGGCTGTAGAGCCCCCCTATGGTGCAATCGAGTTTCCAGCTAATCaatccccaagataaaacaacccaaAACTTGTAAGGCTAGTAGTGATGCATGTCACTTACTAGCCCAACTTAGGACACGAGGAGCTGTGCTCAACACTcatgaaacaaagaagaaaaggagagagcGCTTAAAAACTTACAAGAAGAGTTAAAAAACGTTTTTGAATGAATAAAATGGCAGTCATCCACACTCTTATCTATAGATGTGGAAGTGCCTCTTCAAGGTGTCTATGTAAGTGGGTGTGTCCCTAAACATGTGGTCATGATTCAATCTCCCTTGTCGATTCCAAATCAATGAATCTAAGCGTCTCCCATGTATCAGTGTGCCTTTGTGAAGAGTCACAGTACATATGAAAGGGTCTATTCAGATTGAGCCCAAAACCAGGCAGCTTCTCTCACTCCCTCTGACATCTCCTCCTGCCCTTCACCCTGCCACCACTTTTCACCTCAGCCTTCCCATCTAGTGTGAACCACCCGGCCCCCTTTGTCCACAAGAGCCCTAGCCCCACCCTTTTGGAAGGGATCCCCAAATGCTTAAAAACATTGAATGCCACCTTTGTATTGTAGTTTTATATAGCTAGGCTGTGTCATGGCAAGTTTTCCAAGTTTTAATGGTTGGATGATATGAACTAGCAAGTCGTTCTACGTACAATATGGAATGAGACTagaaaatggtgttttggatgaaAGGAAACTTGCCATCTTTGGTGGGGATGTCATCTCATCAATTGGATCAGTGCCTTGGACGAAAGGGAACCTGCTATCTCAtcaattggatcaaaatcaAGTGGACCCACCACATCTTTGAACCCTTGTCAACTTGTgtggggctcctctgtagcgtgACACAGTGTGTAGCGCACATTCGACGCTCTGTAGC is a window encoding:
- the LOC122664977 gene encoding alpha-L-fucosidase 1-like, whose protein sequence is MAKLCFALFLIVSVQFFELVMSKMELVTTPPLPILPIPSSAQLKWQQREVIMFLHFGMNTFTDSEWGTGHESPSLFNPTGFDAHQWVDVASSAGISLVILTTKHHDGFCLWPSQYTDHSVKNSPWKNGHGDVVGELVDAANSKGLDVGLYLSPWDRHDKRYGLELQYNEYYLAQLQELLRRYGSVQEIWFDGAKGPNAPNMSYYFGDWFSMVKELQSSINIFSDAGPDVRWIGDEKGYAGDTCWSTINRTSLRIGDGSIVTYLNAGDPIGTDWVPPECDVSIRTGWFWHKSQSPKPLSQLLEIYYNSVGRNCLLLLNVPPNSTGLISDADTQRLGEFRRAIDTIFSTNLAEGSISKASSQRGGKNGGFGPENVLDEDHLWSYWAPNEEAHDEHWIEIVGKDKGKGFRFNVVRIQEAIVLGQRIKNHEIYADGNRVATGTTVGYKRLHRIQTGTVQAHRVRIRIRESRGWPLISSIGLHFDPYWNPKKDNR
- the LOC122663938 gene encoding 3-ketoacyl-CoA synthase 5-like — protein: METCSKINQILQTYYSLDYLPHNLRREHLQSLLFGFIRISTFLIAIFMEACFFLHNWNRISHLLPLSCLFAFFAFERFIAKPSGTYLVDFSCFRPPSFCRVPFSTFIEHASMFECFDKESVTFMGKIIASSGQGEETYLPPSLHHIPPRTHHHESINEAQMVLFPVMDDLLSKTHISPQDIDILVVNCSGFCPSPSLSSIVINRYAMKADIKSFNLSGMGCSASAIGVDLASNLLKIHKNSFAIVLSTEIVSTGWYPGNDRSKLLLNCLFRMGSAAILLTNKKEAKCRSKYKLLRSVRTQRAFDDKAYMSAIREEDSKGITGVSLKRDLLEVAGEALRSHAWVLGSSILPLSEKLRHGLSILRKRFMDPSKEVYVPDFKSAIEHYCVPTSGMAVIREIGKGLKLREREMEAAMMTFHRFGNQSSASMWYELAYMEGKGKLKKSHKVWQLGMGSGPKASSVVWECIRHLGDESNMGGPWFDCIHRYPIMTSATEI